The sequence GGCGGCGAAAACCCTGGGGAATTATCGTCCGGTGCGGGAACTGCCCCAGCGGTTGTGGCATTATTTACTCGCCTGCGCCCACATTCCCCAGGAACGCCGGTGGGGGGAACTCTCCGGGCGGGAGTTGGAACAATTGTTATTACAAATGACGGCGAAGGTGTATCCGGTCACGGGCAAAGGCATTTTCAAAGAGGAATTTGTCACCTGTGGCGGGGTGCCTTGGGGGGAGGTGGATAGCCGCACCCTGCACAGCCGGGTCTGTCCGGGGCTGTACTTGGCGGGGGAGGTGCTGGACATGGACGGGCTGACGGGGGGATTCAATCTCCAGGCGGCGTGGACCACCGGTTGGATTGCCGGGCAGGCGTTGGGAGCCAGGAATGAAGATGACTAAACCCGCACCCGATGCCCCGCATTTATCCCCTTGGCTGACGGGAGCCGCCTATTACTTGGGTAAATATCTTATATTTCCTTTGTACTTTGGGAAAATCACGATTACCGGGCAGGAGCAGATTCCCTCGGCAGGGTCCTTATTGGTCACGCCCACCCATCGTTCTCGCTGGGATGCGGTGTTGGTGCCCCACAGCGTGGGCTGGCTGGTGTCCGGGCGGCATCTCTATTTCATGGTGGCGGCGGAGGAGGTGCGGGGGTTCCAGGGCTGGTGGATTCGGCGGTTGGGGGGATTTCCGGTGCAACGGGAGCAACCGGGACGGGAGGCGTTGACCCAGGCGATCACCCTGCTCAGCCGGGGGGATAGTTTGGTGATGTTCCCGGAGGGCAAAATTTCCCGGGAGGGGACGCTCTTACCTCTGAAACCGGGGCCGGTGCATCTGGCGTTGCAGGCGGTGCAACACAACCCGGAATTAGTTTTACATATTTTGCCTGTATATCTAAAGTACAGCCATCCCTACCAACCCTGGCGTACCCAGGTGGTGATCCAAATTGGTGCCCCTTTGCGGGTATTGCCCCCCATGAACCAATCCCTGCGCCAGGCGACTTTGGCGTTAACTGAACGGCTCCGGTCATCCCTGCTGGCCTTGGGTGAGGGACTGCACCACCCGCTCTAACCCCAGGGAATGGGAGGCTTTGACCAACACCCGATCCCCCGGTTGCAGGTAGGTTTGTAAATGGTGAATCATTGCCTCCCGGTCGGGCAAAATCTCGGTGGGCACTGGCTTAGCCGCCGTCGCCAGGGGGTAGATTTCCGGGTCATCGAGTAGTATTAAATAATCATAATGTAATTCGCTAATTAACCGTCCGACCTGAGCATGGAGCGAGACGGAATGTTCCCCCAATTCCCGCATGGCACCCAATACGGCGATGTGGCGTTGTCCGGGGGTTTGTTTCAGGGTGTGCAAGGTGGCGCAAACGGCTTCCGGGCTGGCGTTGTAGGTTTCGTCGAGCAGGAGAATATCCGGGGCAGTTTGCCACCAGCGACTCCGCCCCGCCGGTACATCCAGGGACAGGGGTTGGGTCGGCCAGGGCACACCCAGGGTTTGGGCGACGACCAGGGCTGCCAAAAAATTCAGGGCATTGTGGGCGCCAGGCAGGGGCAACGGGGCACGCCAATCCCCCACGATTAACTCAGACTCTGTGACCTGTGCCTGCATATGCCCCTGGTGCCACCCATAGGTGCAGGTCGCCCCCTCCCAAACCGCCCTTGCTGTATGATGTAATAACTCATTCTCCCGCCAGTAAATGGCTGTGCCCTGGGGGTCGAGATGGGCAAAGAGTTCACATTTCGCCTGGGCAATCGCTTCCCGGGAACCCAAGCGACCAATGTGCGCTGTGCCGACGGTGGTAATCACCCCCACATTGGGCTGGGCGATTTGCGCCAGGCGGGCAATTTCCCCCCGTCCCCGCATCCCCATTTCCAGCACCACATAGTTGTATGCCCGGCTCAGTTGCAACAGGGTTTTCGGCACCCCGATGTCGTTGTTTTCGTTGGCGGCGGTTTTCAGCACCCGCCCCTGGGTGGACAGCACCGCAGCAATCAATTCCTTAGTGGTGGTTTTCCCCGCCGAGCCAGTGACGGCAATGACGGGGATGGTAAATCGCCGACGCCACCAGGTTGCCAGGGTTTGGTAAGCCGTGAGCGTATCGGGAACGAGCAACAGCGGCATCTCCGGGGAAAAAAGCTCTTGCTTGTGGACAATGGCCGCCACCGCCCCTTGAGCCAACGCCTGGGGGATAAATTCATGGCCATCCCACCGTTCCCCTGGCAAGGCGACAAAGACTTCCCCCGCCTGTACCTGTCGGCTATCGGTGGTGATCCCCGCAACCACACCCGTCAGCGGTTGGCTAGGGGTCGCCCCCAGGATGGCAATCAATTGCTCCAGCCGCAACAAAGGGCATTTCCTCAATGGTTCATCCTGATTTTACAGGTCTTCTTCCGCTTGCGTGCGATAAACCCGCACCAATTCGTGAATGGCAAAGTTCAGGACTTCCACCAGGGATTCCGGCGGCAGGAGGTCACAAATGTGCAGGATTTGCTCCATCACCGCCTCCCGATTGATGGGGGGTGGGTTCTGTTGACCCGGCGCTAACGGCTCACTCACAGGATTCATCGGGGGAAGCAAAAATGCCAAAAATCACAAAAACGGCAATAGTCGCAGGTAAGGAATAGAACTGCGTTCATGATGCTTGACTCCACTGTGGTAATTGCGGAGAAAATCAATGCTCCGTATTTTTACCCTAGAAGTTGTCACCCACTGCAGGGTCAAGGCCCGATAGCATAAAATATTTTTATAAAAATTTCCGCATATTTACGGATGAAATTTTTGAGTTACTTATGGGTAAATCGCTCTACCCAGCACCTATAGCAATTTTTATGAGAATTATTACGGATACCAGCCAAGGGTTCCTCCCCTCCCCGGGCAGTCTCTCTCAGAAACTTTACAAAAATTATTGATCATTCCGTGAAATTAGGTTAAGCTATCGGGACAAGGTCAAAAAAATTGAGCTATTGTGTGCAGAATTACGCAGTTTATCTGAGGGGGAACGTTGATGTTGTTGGGGCGAGATCCACGGTTAATCCGGTTTTTACAAGAGGAATTGGCGGTATCGGCGGCTTCGATTGAGATGGCGATGCGGCGGGAGGATTCGGGGCAGGGGCCACTGCCGATGGTGCTATGGCGTTATGGGTTGATTAGTTTAGACCAATTGGATCAGGTGTTTGCTTGGTTGGATACCGTAGATGCGGTGAATTAGGGTGGTATGCCCCCGCCTGAGGGTTTGGACATGGGATGGATGGTGCCCAGTTCTATCTTTTGACCTGCGCCAAAAATTCTTTCACCAAATTTTCTTGTTCAGATGCTGATAGCTTAGGATTAGGGTTGGAAAAAAGAGAGTTTCAAGGGCACTTCTAAAAATCGGTCGCAGGGTGGGATTTATGGTTGGTTCAAATAAATAGAAGTTCCCTTTAATCTTCTACAATTTTAGATTGGCGATATAGCAATCCTAAATGAAAATGGAACAGGGGTCGCAGGGGCACCGCCCCCGCATTTGGTTTTGGGAAATTTTTATTTGTAAATCAAGTAGGATTGCTATAGAGGTGCCCTGTAATAAAATTGTAATAATAAACAATTACTTGGATAGCACTATCTCCCACCCGATTAGGGGACAAATGTCCAGGAGAACCTTGTCCACCCTGCCC comes from Synechococcus sp. C9 and encodes:
- a CDS encoding lysophospholipid acyltransferase family protein, with protein sequence MTKPAPDAPHLSPWLTGAAYYLGKYLIFPLYFGKITITGQEQIPSAGSLLVTPTHRSRWDAVLVPHSVGWLVSGRHLYFMVAAEEVRGFQGWWIRRLGGFPVQREQPGREALTQAITLLSRGDSLVMFPEGKISREGTLLPLKPGPVHLALQAVQHNPELVLHILPVYLKYSHPYQPWRTQVVIQIGAPLRVLPPMNQSLRQATLALTERLRSSLLALGEGLHHPL
- the murF gene encoding UDP-N-acetylmuramoyl-tripeptide--D-alanyl-D-alanine ligase; protein product: MLRLEQLIAILGATPSQPLTGVVAGITTDSRQVQAGEVFVALPGERWDGHEFIPQALAQGAVAAIVHKQELFSPEMPLLLVPDTLTAYQTLATWWRRRFTIPVIAVTGSAGKTTTKELIAAVLSTQGRVLKTAANENNDIGVPKTLLQLSRAYNYVVLEMGMRGRGEIARLAQIAQPNVGVITTVGTAHIGRLGSREAIAQAKCELFAHLDPQGTAIYWRENELLHHTARAVWEGATCTYGWHQGHMQAQVTESELIVGDWRAPLPLPGAHNALNFLAALVVAQTLGVPWPTQPLSLDVPAGRSRWWQTAPDILLLDETYNASPEAVCATLHTLKQTPGQRHIAVLGAMRELGEHSVSLHAQVGRLISELHYDYLILLDDPEIYPLATAAKPVPTEILPDREAMIHHLQTYLQPGDRVLVKASHSLGLERVVQSLTQGQQG
- a CDS encoding DUF2949 domain-containing protein gives rise to the protein MLLGRDPRLIRFLQEELAVSAASIEMAMRREDSGQGPLPMVLWRYGLISLDQLDQVFAWLDTVDAVN